Proteins from a genomic interval of Lolium perenne isolate Kyuss_39 chromosome 1, Kyuss_2.0, whole genome shotgun sequence:
- the LOC127321774 gene encoding probable monofunctional riboflavin biosynthesis protein RIBA 3, chloroplastic isoform X1, with the protein MDCVLLSSHLSSHAIVNTRFQQGSVSLNSVGFAVIRKGCLRLRCYAIGDEGSLNDPLKENKNGPILEELNGSAASFRTVGAEITQETGDFFVSDAEGDPDKPTEGFSSIEDALNSLRKGKFVIAVDDEKGDNEGELVMAADLVSPESIAFMIRNGSGIISVGMKEEDLERLMIPMMSPVTEIGDISAAASTVTVDARVGISNGVSAADRAKTILALASPDSKPTDLRRPGHIFPLKYRNGGVLKRAGNTEASVDLVTLAGLRPVSVLSTIIDPKDGSMAGTPMLKQMALEHDIPIVSIADLIRYRRKREKLVELIAVSRLPTKWGLFRAYCYQSKLDGTEHIAVAKGDIGDGEDVLVRVHSECLTGDILGSARCDCGEQLDLAMQLIEKAGRGVLVYLRGHEGRGIGLGQKLRAYNLQDQGSDTVEANVELGLAIDSREYGIGAQILRDIGVRTMRLMTNNPAKFVGLKGYGLAVVSRVPVISPITKENQKYLETKRTKMGHIYGSDLPGGLLKEFLNPTEDNTTS; encoded by the exons ATGGATTGTGTTCTTCTGAGCTCACATTTGTCATCGCATGCTATTGTTAACACAAG GTTTCAACAAGGCTCTGTTAGTCTCAACAGTGTAGGATTTGCAGTTATCAGAAAAGGATGCTTAAGATTAAGGTGCTATGCAATTGGTGATGAAGGGAGTCTGAATGATCCTCTGAAGGAGAACAAGAATGGCCCAATTTTGGAAGAACTAAACGGGTCTGCCGCTTCCTTTCGAACTGTTGGGGCTGAAATCACTCAGGAAACAGGAGATTTTTTTGTCAGCGATGCCGAGGGTGACCCAGACAAACCTACGGAGGGTTTCTCCTCGATCGAGGATGCTCTAAATTCATTGCGCAAGGGAAAG TTTGTTATTGCTGTAGATGACGAAAAGGGTGACAACGAAGGGGAACTTGTCATGGCAGCAGATCTAGTCAGCCCAGAATCAATTGCATTCATGATCAGAAATGGTTCCGGTATCATCTCAGTGGGAATGAAGGAAGAGGATCTAGAAAGATTGATGATTCCTATGATGTCTCCCGTCACTGAAATCGGTGACATTTCAGCTGCTGCTTCCACAGTGACAGTG GATGCCAGAGTGGGCATATCAAATGGCGTGTCAGCTGCAGACAGGGCAAAAACCATCCTTGCTCTAGCATCCCCTGACTCTAAGCCCACTGACCTCAGAAGGCCAGGCCACATCTTCCCCCTCAAGTACCGGAACGGCGGCGTGCTGAAAAGAGCAGGGAACACAGAGGCGTCGGTGGATCTTGTCACATTGGCCGGCTTGCGCCCTGTGTCCGTTCTGTCGACCATCATCGACCCGAAGGACGGTTCGATGGCAGGAACACCAATGCTGAAACAGATGGCTTTGGAGCATGATATCCCGATTGTCTCGATCGCTGATCTCATCCG GTACAGGAGGAAGAGGGAGAAACTGGTGGAACTGATAGCAGTATCTCGTTTGCCTACTAAATGGGGCCTTTTCCGCGCCTACTGCTACCAATCCAAGCTGGATGGAACTGAGCACATAGCTGTTGCCAAG GGCGATATCGGCGACGGGGAAGACGTGTTGGTGAGGGTGCACTCGGAGTGCCTGACGGGAGACATCCTCGGCTCCGCCCGCTGCGACTGCGGCGAGCAGCTTGACCTGGCGATGCAGCTGATCGAGAAGGCCGGCCGCGGCGTCCTGGTGTATCTGCGCGGCCACGAAGGCCGGGGCATCGGGCTCGGCCAGAAGCTCCGCGCCTACAACCTGCAGGACCAAGGCAGCGACACCGTGGAGGCCAACGTCGAGCTCGGCCTCGCCATTGACTCCCGCGAGTACGGCATCGGCGCCCAG ATTCTTCGGGATATCGGCGTACGCACGATGCGGCTGATGACGAACAACCCGGCCAAGTTCGTGGGGCTCAAGGGGTACGGGCTGGCCGTGGTGAgccgtgtcccggtgatctcgccGATCACCAAGGAGAACCAGAAATACCTCGAGACAAAGAGGACCAAGATGGGGCACATCTACGGCTCCGACCTCCCCGGCGGCCTGCTCAAAGAATTCCTCAATCCGACGGAAGACAACACTACAAGCTAA
- the LOC127321774 gene encoding probable monofunctional riboflavin biosynthesis protein RIBA 3, chloroplastic isoform X2, with protein sequence MAADLVSPESIAFMIRNGSGIISVGMKEEDLERLMIPMMSPVTEIGDISAAASTVTVDARVGISNGVSAADRAKTILALASPDSKPTDLRRPGHIFPLKYRNGGVLKRAGNTEASVDLVTLAGLRPVSVLSTIIDPKDGSMAGTPMLKQMALEHDIPIVSIADLIRYRRKREKLVELIAVSRLPTKWGLFRAYCYQSKLDGTEHIAVAKGDIGDGEDVLVRVHSECLTGDILGSARCDCGEQLDLAMQLIEKAGRGVLVYLRGHEGRGIGLGQKLRAYNLQDQGSDTVEANVELGLAIDSREYGIGAQILRDIGVRTMRLMTNNPAKFVGLKGYGLAVVSRVPVISPITKENQKYLETKRTKMGHIYGSDLPGGLLKEFLNPTEDNTTS encoded by the exons ATGGCAGCAGATCTAGTCAGCCCAGAATCAATTGCATTCATGATCAGAAATGGTTCCGGTATCATCTCAGTGGGAATGAAGGAAGAGGATCTAGAAAGATTGATGATTCCTATGATGTCTCCCGTCACTGAAATCGGTGACATTTCAGCTGCTGCTTCCACAGTGACAGTG GATGCCAGAGTGGGCATATCAAATGGCGTGTCAGCTGCAGACAGGGCAAAAACCATCCTTGCTCTAGCATCCCCTGACTCTAAGCCCACTGACCTCAGAAGGCCAGGCCACATCTTCCCCCTCAAGTACCGGAACGGCGGCGTGCTGAAAAGAGCAGGGAACACAGAGGCGTCGGTGGATCTTGTCACATTGGCCGGCTTGCGCCCTGTGTCCGTTCTGTCGACCATCATCGACCCGAAGGACGGTTCGATGGCAGGAACACCAATGCTGAAACAGATGGCTTTGGAGCATGATATCCCGATTGTCTCGATCGCTGATCTCATCCG GTACAGGAGGAAGAGGGAGAAACTGGTGGAACTGATAGCAGTATCTCGTTTGCCTACTAAATGGGGCCTTTTCCGCGCCTACTGCTACCAATCCAAGCTGGATGGAACTGAGCACATAGCTGTTGCCAAG GGCGATATCGGCGACGGGGAAGACGTGTTGGTGAGGGTGCACTCGGAGTGCCTGACGGGAGACATCCTCGGCTCCGCCCGCTGCGACTGCGGCGAGCAGCTTGACCTGGCGATGCAGCTGATCGAGAAGGCCGGCCGCGGCGTCCTGGTGTATCTGCGCGGCCACGAAGGCCGGGGCATCGGGCTCGGCCAGAAGCTCCGCGCCTACAACCTGCAGGACCAAGGCAGCGACACCGTGGAGGCCAACGTCGAGCTCGGCCTCGCCATTGACTCCCGCGAGTACGGCATCGGCGCCCAG ATTCTTCGGGATATCGGCGTACGCACGATGCGGCTGATGACGAACAACCCGGCCAAGTTCGTGGGGCTCAAGGGGTACGGGCTGGCCGTGGTGAgccgtgtcccggtgatctcgccGATCACCAAGGAGAACCAGAAATACCTCGAGACAAAGAGGACCAAGATGGGGCACATCTACGGCTCCGACCTCCCCGGCGGCCTGCTCAAAGAATTCCTCAATCCGACGGAAGACAACACTACAAGCTAA
- the LOC127321790 gene encoding histone H2B.11: MAPKAEKKPAEKKPVEEKAEKAPAKGEKKPKAEKRLPAAKEGGGDKKGKKKAKKSVETYKIYIFKVLKQVHPDIGISSKAMSIMNSFINDIFEKLAGESAKLARYNKKPTITSREIQTSVRLVLPGELAKHAVSEGTKAVTKFTSS; encoded by the coding sequence ATGGCGCCCAAGGCCGAGAAGAAGCCCGCGGAGAAGAAGCCGGTGGAGGAGAAGGCGGAGAAGGCGCCCGCCAAGGGGGAGAAGAAGCCCAAGGCGGAGAAGCGGCTGCCGGCGGCCAAGGAGGGCGGCGGCgacaagaagggcaagaagaaggCGAAGAAGAGCGTGGAGACGTACAAAATCTACATCTTCAAGGTGCTCAAGCAGGTGCACCCGGACATCGGCATCTCCTCCAAGGCCATGTCCATCATGAACTCCTTCATCAACGATATATTTGAGAAGCTCGCCGGCGAGTCCGCCAAGCTGGCAAGGTACAACAAGAAGCCCACCATCACCTCCCGGGAGATCCAGACCTCCGTGCGCCTCGTCCTGCCCGGCGAGCTCGCCAAGCACGCCGTCTCCGAGGGCACCAAGGCCGTCACCAAGTTCACATCGTCCTAG